One window from the genome of Salvia splendens isolate huo1 chromosome 9, SspV2, whole genome shotgun sequence encodes:
- the LOC121746847 gene encoding protein DETOXIFICATION 33-like isoform X2, with protein sequence MGRVEEDVGDRRAGHHRHGGPVLHRRRHRGLRGPPRRARAGRRLHRPERPRGFRLRHNGMGSALETLCGQAVGGGQYEMLGIYLQRSCIITLVTAIFLSPIYVYTSPILKLLRQKKEIAEMAGKFARWVIPQLFAYAVNFPVQKYLQAQSKIWVMTVISVLGLGFHAVLNWVLITRLGMGLAGAAIAENVTWWVVVLAQVGYVLCGCFKESWTGFSVAAFKSLLGFVKLSLASAVMLCLELWYYTIVILMVGWLKNPEIAVDAISICMNVELWILMITLGFNAAISVRVSNELGANNPKAAKFAVIVAVVTSTIFGIIFTIAVIATQDIFPKLFSSHKEVISETSKLAYFLAATIFLNSIQPILHGVAVGAGWQVSVAMINVACYYVFGLPFGALLGYKLGLGVKGIWIGMIAGCLLQTVVLSLNVLRTNWAREALQADERIKSQATSNLAQNGNVGNGMTTHSQEP encoded by the exons ATGGGACGAGTCGAAGAAGATGTGGGAGATCGCCGCGCCGGCCATCATCGCCACGGTGGCCCAGTTCTCCATCGGCGTCGTCACCGTGGCCTTCGTGGGCCACCTCGGCGAGCTCGAGCTGGCCGCCGTCTCCATCGTCCAGAACGTCCTCGAGGGTTTCGTCTACGGCATAATG GAATGGGAAGCGCCCTGGAGACGCTGTGCGGCCAGGCCGTGGGCGGCGGCCAATACGAGATGCTCGGAATCTACCTTCAGAGATCTTGCATCATCACCCTCGTCACGGCAATATTCCTATCGCCGATTTACGTATATACTTCACCGATTTTGAAGCTGCTGAGGCAGAAGAAGGAGATCGCGGAGATGGCGGGGAAGTTCGCGCGGTGGGTGATCCCGCAGCTGTTCGCGTACGCGGTGAATTTCCCGGTGCAGAAGTATCTGCAGGCGCAGAGCAAGATATGGGTGATGACGGTGATATCGGTGTTGGGGCTGGGGTTCCACGCGGTGCTGAATTGGGTGCTGATCACGAGGCTCGGGATGGGGCTGGCGGGGGCGGCGATTGCGGAGAATGTGACGTGGTGGGTGGTGGTGTTGGCGCAGGTGGGTTATGTTTTGTGCGGTTGTTTTAAGGAGTCGTGGACCGGGTTTTCGGTGGCGGCGTTTAAGTCGCTGCTGGGGTTTGTTAAGCTGTCGCTGGCCTCGGCTGTTATGTTGTG CTTGGAATTGTGGTATTACACCATTGTCATTCTGATGGTTGGGTGGTTGAAGAATCCTGAGATTGCGGTCGATGCTATATCTATCTG CATGAATGTGGAGCTTTGGATATTGATGATCACTCTGGGTTTCAATGCTGCAATAAG TGTTCGTGTTTCAAATGAACTGGGAGCTAATAATCCGAAAGCTGCGAAATTTGCTGTGATAGTAGCTGTGGTTACATCAACAATATTTGGCATTATATTCACAATTGCAGTTATTGCAACCCAAGACATCTTCCCCAAATTATTTTCTAGCCATAAGGAAGTCATAAGTGAGACATCCAAATTGGCCTATTTTTTGGCAGCAACCATTTTCCTCAACAGCATCCAGCCAATTTTacatg GGGTGGCAGTTGGGGCCGGGTGGCAGGTCTCGGTTGCTATGATAAACGTAGCTTGCTACTATGTCTTCGGCCTTCCATTTGGTGCATTGCTTGGCTACAAACTCGGCCTTGGTGTCAAAGGGATTTGGATCGGGATGATAGCCGGTTGCTTGCTTCAGACCGTGGTATTGTCACTAAATGTGCTTCGGACTAATTGGGCTAGAGAG GCTTTGCAAGCGGATGAGAGAATTAAGTCTCAAGCCACCTCAAATTTGGCTCAGAATGGGAATGTGGGAAATGGAATGACCACACACAGTCAAGAACCTTAA
- the LOC121746847 gene encoding protein DETOXIFICATION 33-like isoform X1, whose product MELETPQNNTNSQSKNTLKAKTWDESKKMWEIAAPAIIATVAQFSIGVVTVAFVGHLGELELAAVSIVQNVLEGFVYGIMLGMGSALETLCGQAVGGGQYEMLGIYLQRSCIITLVTAIFLSPIYVYTSPILKLLRQKKEIAEMAGKFARWVIPQLFAYAVNFPVQKYLQAQSKIWVMTVISVLGLGFHAVLNWVLITRLGMGLAGAAIAENVTWWVVVLAQVGYVLCGCFKESWTGFSVAAFKSLLGFVKLSLASAVMLCLELWYYTIVILMVGWLKNPEIAVDAISICMNVELWILMITLGFNAAISVRVSNELGANNPKAAKFAVIVAVVTSTIFGIIFTIAVIATQDIFPKLFSSHKEVISETSKLAYFLAATIFLNSIQPILHGVAVGAGWQVSVAMINVACYYVFGLPFGALLGYKLGLGVKGIWIGMIAGCLLQTVVLSLNVLRTNWAREALQADERIKSQATSNLAQNGNVGNGMTTHSQEP is encoded by the exons ATGGAATTAGAAACTCCCCAAAATAATACTAATTCCCAAAGCAAGAACACCCTCAAAGCCAAAACATGGGACGAGTCGAAGAAGATGTGGGAGATCGCCGCGCCGGCCATCATCGCCACGGTGGCCCAGTTCTCCATCGGCGTCGTCACCGTGGCCTTCGTGGGCCACCTCGGCGAGCTCGAGCTGGCCGCCGTCTCCATCGTCCAGAACGTCCTCGAGGGTTTCGTCTACGGCATAATG CTAGGAATGGGAAGCGCCCTGGAGACGCTGTGCGGCCAGGCCGTGGGCGGCGGCCAATACGAGATGCTCGGAATCTACCTTCAGAGATCTTGCATCATCACCCTCGTCACGGCAATATTCCTATCGCCGATTTACGTATATACTTCACCGATTTTGAAGCTGCTGAGGCAGAAGAAGGAGATCGCGGAGATGGCGGGGAAGTTCGCGCGGTGGGTGATCCCGCAGCTGTTCGCGTACGCGGTGAATTTCCCGGTGCAGAAGTATCTGCAGGCGCAGAGCAAGATATGGGTGATGACGGTGATATCGGTGTTGGGGCTGGGGTTCCACGCGGTGCTGAATTGGGTGCTGATCACGAGGCTCGGGATGGGGCTGGCGGGGGCGGCGATTGCGGAGAATGTGACGTGGTGGGTGGTGGTGTTGGCGCAGGTGGGTTATGTTTTGTGCGGTTGTTTTAAGGAGTCGTGGACCGGGTTTTCGGTGGCGGCGTTTAAGTCGCTGCTGGGGTTTGTTAAGCTGTCGCTGGCCTCGGCTGTTATGTTGTG CTTGGAATTGTGGTATTACACCATTGTCATTCTGATGGTTGGGTGGTTGAAGAATCCTGAGATTGCGGTCGATGCTATATCTATCTG CATGAATGTGGAGCTTTGGATATTGATGATCACTCTGGGTTTCAATGCTGCAATAAG TGTTCGTGTTTCAAATGAACTGGGAGCTAATAATCCGAAAGCTGCGAAATTTGCTGTGATAGTAGCTGTGGTTACATCAACAATATTTGGCATTATATTCACAATTGCAGTTATTGCAACCCAAGACATCTTCCCCAAATTATTTTCTAGCCATAAGGAAGTCATAAGTGAGACATCCAAATTGGCCTATTTTTTGGCAGCAACCATTTTCCTCAACAGCATCCAGCCAATTTTacatg GGGTGGCAGTTGGGGCCGGGTGGCAGGTCTCGGTTGCTATGATAAACGTAGCTTGCTACTATGTCTTCGGCCTTCCATTTGGTGCATTGCTTGGCTACAAACTCGGCCTTGGTGTCAAAGGGATTTGGATCGGGATGATAGCCGGTTGCTTGCTTCAGACCGTGGTATTGTCACTAAATGTGCTTCGGACTAATTGGGCTAGAGAG GCTTTGCAAGCGGATGAGAGAATTAAGTCTCAAGCCACCTCAAATTTGGCTCAGAATGGGAATGTGGGAAATGGAATGACCACACACAGTCAAGAACCTTAA